In Topomyia yanbarensis strain Yona2022 chromosome 2, ASM3024719v1, whole genome shotgun sequence, one DNA window encodes the following:
- the LOC131681505 gene encoding uncharacterized protein LOC131681505 produces the protein MWLQLLCLLQSILLATCISWYAHPAVLANDANEALLPDYQRNAFYRTPRVANALARFSWLGPGEELVRERHTEKISRADIYTVLTHAGFVPRRFNGFHR, from the coding sequence GTGGCTCCAACTCCTCTGCCTGCTACAGTCCATCCTACTCGCCACGTGCATCTCCTGGTACGCCCACCCGGCCGTGCTGGCGAACGATGCCAACGAAGCTCTGCTACCGGATTACCAGCGGAACGCCTTCTACCGAACGCCTCGGGTGGCCAATGCTTTGGCCCGTTTCAGCTGGCTTGGCCCCGGAGAGGAACTGGTACGGGAGCGACATACGGAAAAAATCTCCCGAGCCGACATCTATACAGTACTGACCCATGCCGGCTTTGTCCCACGGAGGTTCAACGGGTTCCATCGTtag